From one Rhodopirellula islandica genomic stretch:
- the ychF gene encoding redox-regulated ATPase YchF: MEAGIVGLPNVGKSTLFNALTSSVAAQSANYPFCTIEPNEGIVSVPDSRLNRITNFIKPQKVIPSALKLVDIAGIVKGAAEGEGLGNKFLSHIRQVDAIMQVVRCFEDPDVIHVSGQVNPIADIDTIETELVLADMQTLENALGKAQRTARSGDKEAKLRVAVIEKCNAHLETEQPLRTLELTEAEQAAISSYGLMTAKPILYIANVDENDLQGEHELVDKVREHAAKTGASVACVCAKLESEIAELDEEDRAEMLADVGLEEPSLNIIAREAYRTLGLQSFFTAGETEVRAWPVRIGSTAPQAAGVIHSDFERGFIRAEIYQLPELEEYKTEKDIRQAGKLRVEGKTYVMQDGDICHFLFNV; the protein is encoded by the coding sequence ATGGAAGCCGGAATCGTCGGCTTGCCCAATGTCGGCAAAAGCACCCTTTTCAACGCTCTGACGTCCAGCGTCGCGGCTCAAAGTGCCAACTATCCGTTTTGCACGATTGAGCCGAACGAGGGGATCGTGAGTGTTCCCGATTCGCGTTTGAATCGGATCACCAATTTTATCAAACCTCAAAAGGTCATTCCGTCCGCGTTGAAGCTGGTCGATATCGCTGGCATCGTCAAAGGTGCGGCCGAAGGCGAAGGTCTGGGCAACAAGTTTCTCAGCCATATCCGTCAAGTCGATGCGATCATGCAGGTCGTGCGTTGCTTTGAAGATCCCGATGTGATTCACGTCAGTGGTCAAGTCAATCCAATTGCGGACATCGACACGATCGAAACCGAGTTGGTTTTGGCCGATATGCAAACGCTCGAAAACGCGTTGGGCAAGGCCCAACGGACGGCACGCAGCGGTGACAAAGAAGCCAAGCTTCGAGTGGCCGTGATCGAGAAGTGCAACGCTCACCTGGAAACCGAGCAACCGCTGCGAACGTTGGAATTGACGGAAGCCGAACAAGCCGCGATCAGCAGCTATGGCTTGATGACCGCGAAACCGATTCTGTACATCGCCAACGTCGACGAAAACGACCTCCAGGGCGAACACGAGTTGGTGGACAAGGTCCGTGAGCACGCGGCCAAGACGGGAGCCTCGGTGGCCTGCGTTTGCGCCAAATTGGAATCCGAGATCGCGGAACTCGACGAAGAAGACCGCGCCGAGATGTTGGCGGACGTGGGCTTGGAAGAGCCATCGCTGAACATCATCGCACGGGAAGCCTATCGCACGCTGGGGCTGCAAAGCTTCTTCACCGCCGGCGAAACGGAAGTCCGAGCTTGGCCGGTCCGGATTGGATCAACCGCGCCGCAAGCGGCGGGCGTGATCCACAGCGATTTCGAACGTGGGTTCATTCGGGCTGAGATTTACCAGTTGCCCGAGTTAGAAGAATACAAGACTGAGAAAGACATTCGCCAAGCCGGTAAACTTCGTGTGGAAGGCAAAACGTACGTGATGCAAGACGGTGACATCTGTCACTTCTTGTTCAACGTTTGA